The sequence ATTGGATATCTCTTTAAAAACTACCTCAGCATAGTTAATATAAGAAAATATTGGTTTCCTATTAAAGGTGCCGATAATTATATGTAAAGGATAAAGTATGTTAGTATAATCTACATCTTTTAATCTCACACACCTGCTTTTACCAAAAGTTTTATACATTTCCATACTTGCTGTTTTTTATTATTGTATAACCCTTTATAAGTTCTTTTATTCCATCATCAAGCGAAAATTCCGGTTTGAAACCAGTTTTTTCCATTTTTTCATTTGAGACGATGTAATCCCGTTTATCAGTATCTTCGCCGACGGGCGCTTCTAGATATACAAAGTCAGGAATATGTTTTTTTATTCTTTGGCAGAGTTCAAGTTTAGAAAGATTAGCATCAGACAATCCGACATTATACGGCTCATTTTTCATCTTGTCAAAGTTGTCAATTGCATGAGCAAATGCCTTTGCAACATCTCTAATATGTATAAAATTCCGTCTGAAATGTGCTTCAAATAAAACAATGAATCTGTCATTTACGGCACGATAGACAAAATCGTTTACCAGTAAATCCAGCCGCATTCTTGGTGACATTCCGAACGCTGTTGCCAAACGAAAAGTTATTGAGTTGTCTCTGTTAAGGACAATTTTTTCTGCCTCTGCTTTTGTTTTACCATAAAGCGATATTGGTCTTAACGGTGTTTCTTCCGTGCAGAGTTTATCTTTTTCACCGATACCGTATCCGCTATTTGTCGTCGGATATATTATTTGCTGGGTTTTAGATGTATTATCAGTGATAAGTTTGATTGCATCAACATTTATCGTTTTTGCGCCAATTTTATCATTATTACAAAGTGGTGCGCCAACCAGAGCTGCTAATGGAATTATTATATCCGCATTTTTTAACAACGGCAGAATAATTTTTTCATCACGCACATCGCCTCTTAAGATGCTAAAATTATTATCATAACAGCATTCTGCCAACGAATTCTGCGAATACATAAAACTGTCCACAACAGTTACTTTATTACCTAACGAAAGCAATTTTGGAACTAAAACTGAACCAAGATAGCCCGCCCCGCCTGTCACTAAAATTTTGTAATTCATAATTTTTTTAATGTTTTGTAAAGATAATCAATTTTATCTCTAATATCAAATGGATAATTACCGACGAAAAAGCCATTGTAATGTGCGATATCGGCGTTTGTTGATTTTGTATAACTGTAATCAAAATATTTCACAACATCATGTCTCAACATACAGCCGCCAGTTATAATTCTGTATTCTATATTTGCTTTTTTTAATTTTTCAAGCACTTTCTCTCGTATTATACCACTTTCAGGATTTACTATCATAGTGAAACAAAACCAGGAGCTTTTGCCGGTTTCTTTTTGGGTAATAAATCTTTTATCATTCCCAAAAACCGCTTTAAAATATTTTGCATTTTGTCGTCTGATTTTTAAGTATTTGCTTAATTTTCTAAGTTGGATTTTTCCAAGAGCACCTTGTATTTCCATTGGTCTAACATTATAGCCAGGCAGAATAAATCTGTATGCTTCAAAAAAGTCGTCATATTTTTTTTTATAGATACCACTGCTTTCAGAAATACCCCGTGTCCAGCCATGTGATCTTAACGATTTTGCCAGACAATAAAGTTTTTCATCGTTGGTAAGAATTAACCCGCCCTCAGTTGTTGAGATATGATGCGTGAAAAAAGTGCTGAAAGTATTTATCAGACCGAAAGTGCCTGTGTATTTACCATTAAACTTTGCACCCATTGATTCGCAATTATCCTCAAAAAGTATAATATTATTCTCACGACATATTTTTGTGATTTCGTCAAACTGGCAAGGGTTACCAAGAATACTGACTGCTACAACCATTTTTGTTTTTTTTGTTATTGTTTTTTGTAATTCGTTTGGATCCATATTAAGCGTATGTAAATCAACATCCACAAACTTCATTTTCAATCCGTACTGATAGAGCGGATAAAAAGTTGTACTCCATGAGATATTTGGAACTATAACCTCATCGCCTTGTTTTAGTGGATTTTCTTTTCGGTAAAAAAGCGAGGCAACCGCTATAAGATTTGCCGAGGAACCGGAGTTAACCATAACACAGTATTTCATCCCAAAATATTTTGCGAATTGTTCCTCAAATTCTTGAACTTGTTTGCCCATAGTAAACTGGTCACTTTTAATAACTTCAAGCATCGCCTGTTTTTCTTCTTTTGAGAATGTTGAATAAAGCAGTTCGTATTTCATAATTCAGCTGTATATGAAGGTCTATAAAAAATGATTTCTGAGCCAGAAAAATCAAATTCAAACGGTATATTCAGTAAATTTTTTAATGCATTTTTTACTTTTAATTGATTTTCTGGTTCCACATAAAAAAGCATAAAGCC comes from Elusimicrobiota bacterium and encodes:
- a CDS encoding NAD-dependent epimerase/dehydratase family protein; protein product: MNYKILVTGGAGYLGSVLVPKLLSLGNKVTVVDSFMYSQNSLAECCYDNNFSILRGDVRDEKIILPLLKNADIIIPLAALVGAPLCNNDKIGAKTINVDAIKLITDNTSKTQQIIYPTTNSGYGIGEKDKLCTEETPLRPISLYGKTKAEAEKIVLNRDNSITFRLATAFGMSPRMRLDLLVNDFVYRAVNDRFIVLFEAHFRRNFIHIRDVAKAFAHAIDNFDKMKNEPYNVGLSDANLSKLELCQRIKKHIPDFVYLEAPVGEDTDKRDYIVSNEKMEKTGFKPEFSLDDGIKELIKGYTIIKNSKYGNV
- a CDS encoding DegT/DnrJ/EryC1/StrS family aminotransferase, yielding MKYELLYSTFSKEEKQAMLEVIKSDQFTMGKQVQEFEEQFAKYFGMKYCVMVNSGSSANLIAVASLFYRKENPLKQGDEVIVPNISWSTTFYPLYQYGLKMKFVDVDLHTLNMDPNELQKTITKKTKMVVAVSILGNPCQFDEITKICRENNIILFEDNCESMGAKFNGKYTGTFGLINTFSTFFTHHISTTEGGLILTNDEKLYCLAKSLRSHGWTRGISESSGIYKKKYDDFFEAYRFILPGYNVRPMEIQGALGKIQLRKLSKYLKIRRQNAKYFKAVFGNDKRFITQKETGKSSWFCFTMIVNPESGIIREKVLEKLKKANIEYRIITGGCMLRHDVVKYFDYSYTKSTNADIAHYNGFFVGNYPFDIRDKIDYLYKTLKKL